One Primulina huaijiensis isolate GDHJ02 chromosome 8, ASM1229523v2, whole genome shotgun sequence genomic region harbors:
- the LOC140982718 gene encoding ankyrin repeat-containing protein ITN1, whose protein sequence is MSSPVKNAHDGNLEKGISSPTTSQNPFDEPSPSPSPSSSTAPALVLSNSGKRIDQSGKKKYVKQVTGRHNDTELHLAAQRGDLVAVKQILDDINSQMVRTLSGADFDVEVAEIRASVVNEVNELGETVLFTAADKGHINVVKELLKFSNKETLTKKNRSLFDPLHIAASQGHHEIVQVLLDHDPSLIKTIGPANATPLVTAASRGHTAVVNELLSKDCGLLEISRSNGKNALHFAARPGHVDIVKALLQKDSQLARRTDKKGQTALHMAVKGVSCEVVKLLLDADAAIVMLPDKSGNTALHVATRKKRPKIVNELLRLPDTNVNALTRDHKTALDIAEDLPLSEESSELKACLCHYGAVRANELNQPRDELRKTVSQIKKDVHIQLEQTKRTNKNVHGIAKELRKLHREGINNATNSVTVVAVLFATVAFAAIFTVPGGDENNGMAVVVSSISFKIFFIFNAIALFTSLAVVVVQITLVRGETKAERRVVEVINKLMWLASVCTSVAFMSSSYIVVGRKHEWAAILVTLVGGIIMAGVLGTMTYYVVRSKRIRSMRKKEKCGRSGSNSWHHSEFSNSDIEAYYAL, encoded by the exons ATGTCTTCTCCAGTCAAAAATG CCCATGATGGAAACTTGGAGAAAGGTATATCCAGTCCAACAACAAGCCAGAACCCATTTGATGAGCCATCACCGTCACCATCACCGTCCTCGTCTACTGCACCCGCTCTGGTTCTATCAAATTCAGGGAAGCGAATTGACCAATCAGGCAAAAAGAAATACGTAAAACAGGTGACTGGTCGTCATAATGATACCGAGTTGCATTTGGCAGCTCAAAGAGGTGATCTTGTTGCAGTGAAGCAGATACTAGATGATATTAATTCGCAAATGGTGAGGACTCTAAGTGGGGCAGATTTTGACGTGGAGGTTGCGGAAATTAGGGCATCAGTTGTAAATGAGGTGAATGAGTTGGGAGAGACTGTGTTATTCACAGCAGCTGACAAAGGACACATTAATGTGGTTAAGGAGCTTCTCAAGTTCTCGAATAAGGAAACACTTACTAAGAAGAACAGATCATTATTTGATCCTCTGCATATAGCTGCAAGTCAAGGACACCATG AGATTGTGCAAGTGCTGTTAGATCATGATCCTAGCTTAATTAAAACAATTGGTCCTGCAAATGCAACTCCTCTAGTAACTGCGGCTTCAAGAGGCCATACTGCTGTGGTTAACGAACTGTTATCAAAGGATTGCGGCTTGCTAGAAATTTCTAGATCAAATGGAAAAAATGCATTACACTTTGCAGCCAGACCAGGGCATGTTGACATTGTTAAAGCATTGCTACAGAAAGATTCACAATTGGCTCGAAGGACAGACAAAAAGGGACAAACAGCGTTACATATGGCTGTGAAAGGGGTTAGCTGTGAAGTTGTGAAATTACTTCTAGATGCTGATGCCGCTATTGTCATGTTACCTGACAAATCTGGAAATACGGCTTTACATGTGGCTACTAGGAAAAAGCGACCAAAG ATAGTTAATGAGTTATTACGTCTACCTGATACTAATGTGAATGCACTAACACGAGACCACAAGACTGCTCTAGACATTGCTGAAGATCTTCCCCTTTCCGAAGAATCCTCCGAGTTAAAGGCATGCCTATGTCATTACGGAGCTGTGCGAGCCAACGAATTGAATCAACCCAGAGACGAGCTACGCAAAACCGTCTCCCAAATCAAAAAAGATGTTCACATTCAGCTCGAACAAACAAAGAGAACAAATAAAAATGTCCACGGAATTGCAAAAGAGCTTCGAAAATTACACCGAGAAGGTATAAATAATGCCACCAACTCGGTGACTGTGGTAGCTGTGCTCTTCGCTACGGTTGCCTTTGCAGCCATTTTTACAGTGCCTGGTGGGGACGAAAATAATGGAATGGCAGTGGTTGTGAGCAGTATTTCCTTTAAAATCTTCTTTATTTTCAATGCCATTGCACTTTTTACGTCCTTGGCTGTTGTTGTGGTTCAAATAACTCTTGTTAGAGGTGAGACGAAGGCTGAAAGACGTGTAGTAGAAGTTATCAACAAACTCATGTGGTTGGCTTCCGTGTGCACGTCAGTGGCTTTTATGTCGTCTTCTTATATAGTGGTTGGCCGTAAACATGAGTGGGCTGCTATACTGGTTACACTTGTTGGAGGAATTATAATGGCTGGGGTTCTTGGAACAATGACTTATTATGTGGTGAGGTCCAAGAGAATACGATCCATGAGGAAGAAGGAGAAATGCGGTCGGAGTGGCTCCAACTCATGGCATCACTCCGAATTTTCTAATTCGGATATCGAGGCATATTACGCACTCTGA
- the LOC140981993 gene encoding ubiquitin-conjugating enzyme E2 7, producing the protein MASPSQASLLLQKQLKDLCKHPVDGFSAGLLDEANLFEWSVTIIGPPDTLYEGGFFNAIMSFPPNYPNSPPTVKFTSEIWHPNVYTDGKVCISILHPPGDDPNGYELASERWSPVHTVESIVLSIISMLSSPNDESPANVEAAKEWRDHRDDFKKKVSRCVRRSQEMM; encoded by the exons ATGGCTTCGCCCTCTCAAGCTAGCCTTcttcttcaaaaacaacttaaag ATCTGTGCAAACACCCGGTTGATGGATTTTCTGCCGGTTTGCTGGATGAAGCTAACCTGTTTGAATGGAGTGTGACCATAATTGGCCCACCTGACACGTTATA TGAAGGGGGCTTTTTCAATGCCATCATGAGTTTCCCACCAAATTACCCAAACAGTCCTCCAACAGTGAAATTTACCTCAGAGATATGGCATCCTAATG TTTATACTGACGGGAAGGTCTGCATTTCAATTCTTCATCCCCCAGGAGATGATCCAAATGGCTATGAGCTTGCCAGTGAGCGTTGGTCACCTGTGCACACG GTCGAGAGTATAGTTCTAAGCATCATATCAATGCTTTCAAGTCCAAATGATGAATCTCCTGCTAACGTCGAAGCTGCT AAGGAGTGGAGAGATCATAGGGACGACTTTAAGAAGAAAGTTAGTCGTTGCGTGAGACGATCACAGGAGATGATGTAA
- the LOC140983097 gene encoding uncharacterized protein isoform X2 has product MELIWILFQLLILASVLAVALASAIVFETFRRKYNHSCHVEAPTVFEDPNSLKPVKCPHILDPAEKYISLIVPAYNEEYRLPGALDETLNYLQERTAKDKPFSYEVVIVDDGSTDGTKRVAFDYVKRYTVDNVRVVLLGRNHGKGEAIRKGVLHSRGELILMLDADGATKVSDLEKLENQILALAMEERKFGDSSASDSTLRISDVPIAAFGSRAHLEEKALATRKWYRNFLMKGFHLVVLLAAGPGIRDTQCGFKMFTRAAARKLFMNVRLKRWCFDVELVYLCKWFCIPVIEISVNWTEIPGSKVNLLSIPNMLWEIALMSLGYRTGMWKIYS; this is encoded by the exons ATGGAATTGATATGGATTTTGTTTCAATTGCTGATCTTGGCTTCTGTTTTGGCTGTTGCATTAGCATCCGCCATTGTTTTCGAAACGTTCAGGAGAAAGTATAACCACTC CTGTCATGTTGAGGCCCCTACTGTCTTTGAAGATCCCAATTCATTGAAGCCG GTGAAATGTCCTCATATTCTTGATCCTGCTGAGAAGTATATTTCTTTGATAGTTCCAGCATACAATGAGGAGTATAGGCTTCCAGGAGCTCTCGACGAAACCTTGAA CTACCTTCAAGAACGCACAGCGAAGGACAAGCCTTTTTCGTATGAG GTGGTGATTGTTGATGATGGAAGTACTGATGGTACCAAAAGAGTAGCTTTTGACTATGTGAAGAGGTACACCGTAGACAATGTAAGAGTAGTCCTTCTCGGAAGGAACCATGGGAAGGGTGAAGCAATAAGAAAA GGCGTGCTCCACTCACGGGGTGAACTAATATTAATGCTCGATGCTGATGGGGCAACCAAAGTGTCTGACCTTGAGAAACTAGAAaatcag ATTCTTGCACTTGCTATGGAGGAGCGCAAGTTTGGAGACTCTTCAGCTAGTGATTCAACTTTAAGAATCTCGGATGTCCCAATTGCTGCTTTCGGGTCTCGTGCTCACCTTGAGGAGAAGGCTCTGGCAACA AGAAAGTGGTATCGCAATTTTTTGATGAAGGGATTTCATCTCGTAGTTCTGTTGGCTGCTGGTCCTGGAATTCGTGACACACAG TGTGGTTTTAAAATGTTCACCAGAGCTGCTGCGCGGAAGCTTTTCATGAATGTCCGCTTGAAACG GTGGTGCTTTGATGTTGAGTTAGTGTATTTGTGCAAATGGTTTTGCATCCCGGTGATCGAGATTTCTGTTAACTGGACTGAAATTCCTGGATCAAAGGTTAACTTATTAAGCATTCCTAATATGTTGTGGGAGATAGCTCTCATGTCGCTAGGTTACAGAACTGGCATGTGGAAAATTTACAGCTAA
- the LOC140983097 gene encoding uncharacterized protein isoform X1, with translation MELIWILFQLLILASVLAVALASAIVFETFRRKYNHSCHVEAPTVFEDPNSLKPVKCPHILDPAEKYISLIVPAYNEEYRLPGALDETLNYLQERTAKDKPFSYEVVIVDDGSTDGTKRVAFDYVKRYTVDNVRVVLLGRNHGKGEAIRKGVLHSRGELILMLDADGATKVSDLEKLENQILALAMEERKFGDSSASDSTLRISDVPIAAFGSRAHLEEKALATRKWYRNFLMKGFHLVVLLAAGPGIRDTQSCCAEAFHECPLETVVL, from the exons ATGGAATTGATATGGATTTTGTTTCAATTGCTGATCTTGGCTTCTGTTTTGGCTGTTGCATTAGCATCCGCCATTGTTTTCGAAACGTTCAGGAGAAAGTATAACCACTC CTGTCATGTTGAGGCCCCTACTGTCTTTGAAGATCCCAATTCATTGAAGCCG GTGAAATGTCCTCATATTCTTGATCCTGCTGAGAAGTATATTTCTTTGATAGTTCCAGCATACAATGAGGAGTATAGGCTTCCAGGAGCTCTCGACGAAACCTTGAA CTACCTTCAAGAACGCACAGCGAAGGACAAGCCTTTTTCGTATGAG GTGGTGATTGTTGATGATGGAAGTACTGATGGTACCAAAAGAGTAGCTTTTGACTATGTGAAGAGGTACACCGTAGACAATGTAAGAGTAGTCCTTCTCGGAAGGAACCATGGGAAGGGTGAAGCAATAAGAAAA GGCGTGCTCCACTCACGGGGTGAACTAATATTAATGCTCGATGCTGATGGGGCAACCAAAGTGTCTGACCTTGAGAAACTAGAAaatcag ATTCTTGCACTTGCTATGGAGGAGCGCAAGTTTGGAGACTCTTCAGCTAGTGATTCAACTTTAAGAATCTCGGATGTCCCAATTGCTGCTTTCGGGTCTCGTGCTCACCTTGAGGAGAAGGCTCTGGCAACA AGAAAGTGGTATCGCAATTTTTTGATGAAGGGATTTCATCTCGTAGTTCTGTTGGCTGCTGGTCCTGGAATTCGTGACACACAG AGCTGCTGCGCGGAAGCTTTTCATGAATGTCCGCTTGAAACG GTGGTGCTTTGA
- the LOC140982001 gene encoding ENTH domain-containing protein C794.11c-like, translated as MGSGLMGDLKRQASLFLKDKMKRARLVLMDATPAQLLTEEITNGDSCAQDASAMRMIARAAFEVDDYERIVHILHHRLSKFDTWNWRGSYNALVVLEYLLTHGPLRVAEEFQSDRQTITHMAATFHYVDHMKGFDWGLSVKDKCERITSLLQDKSYLAEERAKARKLSVGIKGFGGSFNISVGSTKHLSSDHNRRQKDIEFDGYKAELGCHECVVMEEEEEEHHPFWDHKESHSTRVSLLSAI; from the exons ATGGGGTCTGGATTGATGGGTGATTTGAAGAGGCAAGCTTCGTTGTTCTTGAAGGATAAAATGAAGAGAGCAAGATTGGTATTAATGGACGCTACACCTGCACAATT ATTAACAGAAGAAATAACAAATGGAGATTCATGTGCACAAGATGCTTCTGCCATGAGGATGATCGCTCGTGCTGCTTTTGAGGTCGACGATTATGAAAGAATCGTCCATATTCTTCATCACag gtTGTCTAAGTTTGATACATGGAATTGGAGAGGGTCTTACAATGCTCTAGTTGTATTGGAATACCTGCTCACCCATGGACCTCTACGAGTGGCAGAGGAATTTCAAAGTGATCGACAAACTATTACACATATGGCGGCGACTTTTCACTATGTCGATCACATGAAAGG GTTCGATTGGGGACTGAGTGTGAAGGACAAATGTGAGAGAATAACAAGCCTTCTCCAAGACAAGTCGTACCTCGCGGAGGAGAGGGCTAAGGCAAGGAAACTTAGTGTGGGAATCAAAGGATTTGGGGGGAGTTTTAACATATCCGTCGGAAGCACGAAACACTTGTCAAGTGATCATAATCGTCGTCAAAAGGACATTGAATTTGATGGATACAAAGCCGAGCTCGGCTGCCATGAATGTGTTGTTATggaagaggaggaggaggagcaTCATCCATTTTGGGATCATAAAGAGTCACACAGTACAAGAGTCTCTCTTCTATCTGCCATATAA
- the LOC140983661 gene encoding heat shock cognate 70 kDa protein-like — protein sequence MAPKTEGTAIGIDLGTTYSCVAVWRHDRVEIIPNDLGNRTTPSYVAFKQSECLIGDAAMNEVAMNPTNTVFDAKRLIGRRFSDPLVLRDRELWPFEVIAGANDKPMIEVTYKGEKKQISAEEISAMVLTKMKQTAEAFLGFEVKNAVITVPAYFNDSQRQATKDAGTISGLNVLRIIVEPTAAAIAYGISKKYSNVGPKNVLIFDLGGGTFDVSVLTIENSIFQVKAIAGDTHLGGEDFDNRLVNYFVQEFKKRHKKDIRDNPRALRRLRTSCERGKRNLSATTDTNISIDCLYDGIDFKCTLTRAKFEELNMDLFDQCIDHVDKCLKDAKVDKKIIHDVVLVGGSARIPKVRQMLQNFFNGKELCRSIHPDEAIAYGAAVEAASLIRVDNPEIRDIVLLDVTPLSLGIRLSGDVMDVFIPRNTTIPIKKKKRLTTGIDFQKNVDFSVYQGESARTTDNILLGEFDLIGIHPAPKNVPYLNVCFDIDANGILHVSAEDKTSGRKNNITINSIKVRFGKDEIERTTKEIRKCI from the exons ATGGCTCCTAAAACCGAAGGAACGGCGATCGGAATCGATCTGGGCACAACTTATTCATGCGTAGCGGTGTGGCGGCATGATCGTGTTGAGATCATACCCAATGATCTGGGCAACCGGACCACACCTTCTTATGTAGCTTTCAAGCAAAGCGAATGTCTCATCGGCGATGCCGCCATGAATGAAGTTGCCATGAACCCCACTAACACTGTTTTTG ATGCTAAGCGATTGATTGGTCGAAGATTCAGCGACCCTTTGGTCCTGAGGGATCGGGAACTTTGGCCTTTCGAGGTTATTGCTGGTGCCAATGACAAGCCCATGATTGAGGTTACCTACAAAGGTGAAAAGAAACAAATTTCTGCTGAAGAGATCTCCGCAATGGTCCTCACCAAAATGAAGCAAACGGCAGAAGCTTTTCTTGGGTTCGAGGTAAAAAATGCGGTTATTACGGTGCCAGCCTACTTTAATGATTCACAAAGGCAGGCCACCAAGGATGCTGGAACAATTTCGGGGCTCAACGTCTTGCGTATTATTGTCGAACCAACTGCTGCAGCTATTGCCTATGGCATCAGTAAAAAATACAGCAACGTCGGTCCGAAAAATGTACTTATTTTTGACCTCGGAGGTGGTACATTCGATGTGTCTGTTCTCACCATAGAGAACAGTATCTTTCAGGTCAAGGCTATTGCTGGTGACACCCACCTTGGAGGAGAAGATTTCGACAATAGATTGGTGAActatttcgtccaagagttcaAGAAAAGGCATAAAAAGGACATAAGAGACAACCCCCGAGCATTGAGAAGGTTGAGGACATCCTGTGAGAGGGGAAAGCGGAATCTATCTGCCACAACAGATACAAACATATCAATTGATTGTTTGTACGATGGAATTGATTTCAAGTGTACACTAACCCGTGCAAAGTTTGAGGAGTTGAACatggatttatttgatcaatgcATCGACCATGTCGACAAGTGTTTGAAGGATGCCAAGGTGGACAAGAAAATCATCCACGACGTGGTACTTGTTGGTGGATCCGCTAGAATTCCGAAGGTGCGGCAAATGCTTCAAAATTTCTTCAATGGGAAGGAGTTGTGCAGAAGCATTCACCCTGATGAGGCCATAGCTTATGGTGCTGCAGTTGAAGCGGCGTCTCTAATTAGAGTGGATAACCCCGAGATTCGAGACATTGTACTATTGGATGTCACACCTCTATCTCTCGGTATCCGGCTTTCAGGCGATGTCATGGATGTTTTCATCCCAAGAAACACCACCATTCCTatcaagaagaagaagagattgaccacgGGTATCGACTTCCAAAAGAATGTCGACTTCTCCGTGTACCAAGGGGAAAGTGCAAGAACAACTGATAACATTCTGTTAGGCGAATTCGATCTTATAGGCATTCATCCTGCCCCAAAGAATGTTCCTTATCTAAATGTCTGTTTCGACATCGATGCTAATGGCATCCTGCACGTTTCTGCTGAAGACAAAACAAGCGGTCGGAAAAACAACATCACGATCAACAGTATTAAAGTCAGATTTGGTAAGGATGAGATTGAGAGAACGACCAAAGAAATTCGTAAATGTATATAG